The following coding sequences lie in one Crassostrea angulata isolate pt1a10 chromosome 10, ASM2561291v2, whole genome shotgun sequence genomic window:
- the LOC128168230 gene encoding probable G-protein coupled receptor B0563.6, with protein sequence MSNITEPYSVVVNSTQAVTSSPPQSLEDFIEILCNNYIAPVICGIGIIGNIINYVVLSNRRLKKGSYLYLKALTLFDLMALVFSIPYMVVGVRSSDYFWMWYSVYIFLPMVNFFTACSVWITVVMGIDRFIFVKCPTWSRRRNWKLKTQIKIFAVITFSMIICVPKFFCYEIIENGPTARIRDSEFRHSLFFRYTEIVSTGALHFFPLVILSVVNTYLVKKLQSARDIKKEMKSLNSEHETEWQKSQQTFTVTLVSIVILSIIFILPASIVDVATFADPTFTHLRTMRNLSNLLLWCNLSFNCFLYCIFNRQYLKVLRYVIDRGCDRVRRSPTRSTDFQMA encoded by the coding sequence ATGAGCAACATCACAGAGCCGTACAGCGTCGTTGTCAATTCAACGCAAGCCGTAACGAGCAGCCCTCCGCAATCCCTGGAAGACTTCATCGAAATCCTGTGCAACAATTACATCGCACCTGTTATCTGTGGAATCGGGATCATCGGCAATATTATCAACTATGTCGTCTTATCTAACAGGAGACTGAAGAAAGGATCGTATCTTTACCTGAAGGCTTTGACCTTGTTTGACCTAATGGCCCTGGTGTTTTCCATCCCCTACATGGTTGTGGGGGTCCGAAGTTCGGATTACTTCTGGATGTGGTACTCAGTGTACATATTCTTGCCCATGGTGAACTTTTTCACCGCGTGCAGTGTTTGGATTACTGTTGTCATGGGGATCGATAGATTTATCTTCGTCAAATGTCCGACCTGGTCCCGCCGGAGGAACTGGAAGTTGAAAACACAGATCAAAATTTTCGCAGTTATAACTTTCTCCATGATCATATGTGTTCCAAAATTTTTCTGCTACGAAATTATCGAAAACGGACCGACAGCTCGGATCCGGGACTCTGAATTCCGCCACAGTCTGTTCTTCCGGTACACTGAGATAGTATCTACCGGCGCCCTCCACTTCTTTCCGTTAGTCATTTTGTCCGTTGTAAATACATACCTTGTGAAGAAACTTCAGTCGGCCCGCGATATTAAAAAGGAGATGAAGTCGTTGAACTCTGAACACGAGACGGAGTGGCAGAAGTCTCAGCAGACCTTTACCGTCACCCTGGTCAGCATAGTCATCTTGTCCATCATCTTCATCCTCCCGGCGTCCATCGTCGACGTGGCGACGTTTGCCGATCCTACTTTTACCCACCTTCGGACAATGAGAAACTTGTCAAATCTGCTGCTGTGGTGTAACTTGTCGTTTAACTGTTTCTTGTACTGTATATTCAATAGACAGTACCTCAAGGTTCTGAGGTACGTAATCGACAGAGGTTGTGACCGTGTGAGGCGCTCGCCAACACGGTCCACCGATTTTCAGATGGCGTAG